A genome region from Cutaneotrichosporon cavernicola HIS019 DNA, chromosome: 5 includes the following:
- a CDS encoding uncharacterized protein (Protein of unknown function (DUF3684)): protein MPPPGHAALWSAGKDETVEVNQRALIDKILARYSGEHTIFRELLQNADDAGAQSVQVKFYTQAGVNAAERGEAGPLPDAEKDAIVRYVVCNDGIPFRPEDWHRLKKIAEGNPDEDRIGAFGVGFYSLWSVCEEPFVESGSKWMGFYWKDGKDQLVARSGDFPPEYKPSVSEPSHSGHPWTTFTMNLREPMPLEGPLEFARFLVTSLTFMRTIRHVQMVVDGIKVLEVRKDVKGQSVAPHLNLNTRSPSGMFNLYKVDATSMVITARVMKWLSATGTKPLPIPAPLARPAKAVGGFLTSFFGRSAVTAPSPEPPSSPMPAVVPTEVDVLAREIQTFQADVKVSVGAAFGRELERATKKSPPQRMPASLVFSREDETAKTADGSEASNKKAAVVFAGLCPPLDGEHSAKVFIGQPTGQTTGIGGHLAARFIPTVERESIDLVDRHVSQWNKELLWVGGYLSRLIYELEMVDLAKKWAATARTDTATRDKILARGQHALRFFSFRPTTPSALVGSEMESAFFSCAREPSSMPIISTGGILRVDKVRVPNATLLEFIPEMPVVTPAVMETASRMVNRLRERNLLQDIVFEDVVQQLNVRPLTEKEMMAALNWWQDIANTEVYKSNVNIRNRLLQAAILTTDQNKVISLGDVKTYVNPQSSSIPTDMPLPPDTIPFSVTKHLKMSTITQAFGWAELTVPLYVAYLTRPPLTGVKGTDPDTDMCVSPMFSERVLTMLGRAWQNMSAQRQAEVAALLKEVSCIPTRAGFKKPRESYFHANLLFDDLPTLAFPKTTNVRGGLEMMLLAIGVRKTVDLQLIFSRLVAGGGWSCIDLMKYLVSVKDTLSNEEWARLRQTAAFPLEQPRLKDGSKAVLVRRKPHELYEPTDAMRELGLPVLEWDEHKWKPGSEEARLLYHIGMKRFPPVDVLLGLAAGTPPMNEKAFAYLLNHINDHYAGFEPRQFSNVSFIPGTTATGNSILAKPGEVFTNPACKTLGFPVVRGIASLPENVAKLKIETDPPMNRLVLAFLAVPETDIARARSVFEYLASRMGTATLSALTPLAARAFIPVQEQKTEKGPGVVRLARPDEVFLSSVHTDSLYAWAFTFVDFGSSANMFLRNCGVKSEPSTKDIARLLLRSPERMLEQAGRERYLEQLRILATNINNFDSTILKAMRETPFLLASQLVLKEKHGKDSQDDFRRDWVLTSAGDTIIADSATLHTFFGEFVLTAPEEAVLESFYRALGAKALSACVSTEYVPNGIRPGTSSEVAASRAFILERLTIFLGSRRITDYSADWLAKGDNFTVSEANGILARYTYRDGRNVHQHVEKLYAMATRPLGGKAIALTVSVAMEPDFYDVANALCTVLLKQPKIDDVLMLESIMRTSLQSLKKRGFNVDRILNAHREEGLRKQAEAVKEREAREASKTAALAAAPLTPVEAARRLSIKGAGAPIPTAPEQAVTQPTHPAGGGLINALRRFRDGSVTPNSPSPAPAAASGPVTTGSPPSHGGGAGHRPRGGLQGSSTKRPSGMEQIRETARKAVAASKPGTGAMEIRSTRQNIVSPPESQQDYCDPSAEANIHMAYNPGPQSCQIWLPLDQKEFEGAQMATSQRFILNVLLPLAKVFELQPAVINVFWDREGPLIAFNRNGTIFCNGRYYEAWNDASSQRGQNRDALISWYFTLAHELAHNLESGHNASHEFYFSSIAEEYLIALGQLLSDAK, encoded by the exons ATGCCTCCACCCGGCCACGCGGCGCTATGGAGCGCGGGAAAGGACGAGACCGTCGAAGTCAACCAGCGCGCGTTGATTGATA AGATCCTCGCGCGCTACTCCGGCGAACATACCATCTTCCGCGAGCTGTTGCagaacgccgacgacgcagGCGCGCAGAGCGTCCAGGTCAAGTTCTATACCCAGGCGGGTGTGAACGCGGctgagcgcggcgaggctgGTCCGCTGCCTGATGCCGAAAAGGATGCG ATTGTCCGCTACGTCGTGTGCAATGATGGTATCCCATTTCGCCCTGAGGACTGGCATCGCCTAAAGAAG ATCGCAGAAGGCAACCCTGATGAGGACCGCATCGGTGCTTTTGGTGTCGGCTT ctaCTCGCTCTGGAGCGTGTGCGAGGAGCCCTTCGTCGAGTCGGGCTCTAAGTGGATGGGCTTCTACTGgaaggacggcaaggaccaACTCGTCGCCCGTTCCGGCGACTTCCCTCCCGAATACAAGCCGTCCGTCTCCGAGCCGTCTCACTCTGGCCACCCATGGACGACCTTCACCATGAACCTTCGCGAGCCGATGCCGCTTGAGGGCCCGCTCGAGTTCGCGCGCTTCCTCGTGACTTCTCTTACTTTCATGCGTACGATCCGGCACGTCCAGATGGTGGTCGACGGGATCAAGGTGCTGGAAGTCCGCAAGGACGTCAAGGGACAGAGTGTCGCGCCGCATCTGAACCTCAACACCAGGTCACCGTCGGGCATGTTCAACCTGTACAAGGTTGACGCGACTAGCATGGTGATTACCGCTCGTGTGATGAAGTGGCTCTCGGCGACTGGCACCAAACCACTACCCATCCCAGCTCCCCTTGCTAGGCCCGCCAAGGCTGTTGGCGGCTTCCTCACATCCTTCTTTGGGCGAAGCGCAGTTACCGCACCGAGTCCCGAGCCGCCCTCGAGTCCTATGCCTGCCGTGGTCCCGACCGAAGTAGACGTACTGGCGCGAGAGATTCAGACGTTCCAGGCCGACGTCAAGGTGTCAGTCGGTGCTGCGTTCGGCcgtgagcttgagcgcgcAACCAAGAAATCCCCTCCCCAGCGCATGCCCGCGAGCCTCGTCTTCTCACGTGAAGACGAGACGGCGAAGACGGCTGACGGATCCGAAGCGTCCAACAAGAAGGCTGCTGTCGTGTTCGCCGGTCTCTGCCCTCCTCTTGATGGCGAACACTCGGCCAAGGTCTTCATCGGCCAGCCGACGGGCCAGACGACTGGTATCGGTGGTCATCTTGCGGCGCGGTTCATCCCGaccgtcgagcgcgagtcgatcgaccttgtcgaccgACATGTCTCGCAGTGGAACAAGGAGCTCCTCTGGGTTGGTGGATACCTCTCGCGCCTGATATATGAGCTGGAAATGGTGGACCTTGCGAAGAAGTGggccgcgacggcgcgaACGGACACAGCGACCCGCGACAAGATCCTCGCTCGTGGCCAGCACGCCCTCCGTTTCTTCTCTTTCCGGCCAACCACGCCATCTGCACTCGTCGGCTCGGAGATGGAGTCGGCGTTCTTCTCATGTGCGCGCGAACCGTCAAGCATGCCTATCATCTCAACTGGTGGTATCCTTCGCGTGGACAAGGTCCGCGTCCCCAATGCCACGCTCTTAGAGTTCATCCCTGAGATGCCTGTTGTCACGCCTGCAGTCATGGAGACCGCGTCGCGCATGGTTAATcgcctgcgcgagcgcaatCTCCTGCAGGACATTGTCTTTGAGGACGTCGTACAGCAACTCAACGTGCGCCCGTTGACTGAGAAGGAGATGATGGCTGCCCTCAACTGGTGGCAGGACATCGCGAACACCGAGGTCTACAAGAGCAACGTGAATATCCGCAACCGCCTCCTTCAGGCTGCCATCCTCACCACCGACCAGAACAAGGTCATCTCTCTCGGCGACGTAAAGACATATGTCAACCCTCAGAGCTCGTCAATCCCCACGGACATGCCCCTCCCACCAGACACCATTCCGTTCTCGGTTACCAAGCATCTCAAGATGTCGACCATCACGCAAGCCTTTGGTTGGGCTGAGCTCACCGTCCCTTTATATGTCGCCTACCTCACGCGACCGCCGTTGACGGGCGTGAAGGGAACGGACCCAGACACGGACATGTGCGTGTCGCCTATGTTCTCTGAACGTGTCCTCACCATGCTCGGTCGGGCGTGGCAGAACATGAGCGCACAGAGGCAGGCTGAGGTGGCAGCGCTGCTGAAAGAGGTCTCGTGTATTCCCACGAGGGCAGGGTTCAAGAAACCCCGCGAGTCGTACTTCCACGCCAACCTCCTGTTCGATGACCTCCCCACACTGGCGTTCCCAAAGACCACCAACGTCCGTGGCGGCCTCGAGATGATGCTCTTGGCAATCGGAGTCCGCAAGACTGTCGACCTTCAGTTGATCTTCTCCCG GCTCGTTGCAGGCGGAGGGTGGTCCTGTATCGACCTTATGAAGTACCTCGTGTCTGTTAAGGACACCCTGTCAAATGAAGAGTGGGCGCGTTTGCGCCAGACTGCGGCGTTCCCTCTCGAGCAGCCCCGTCTCAAAGACGGCAGCAAAGCAGTGTTAGTGCGACGGAAGCCGCACGAACTGTACGAACCGACGGACGCgatgcgcgagctcgggctgCCGGTCCTTGAGTGGGACGAGCACAAATGGAAGCCTGGTTCCGAGGAGG CGCGGTTACTGTACCACATCGGCATGAAGCGCTTCCCTCCCGTGGATGTGCTCTTGGGTCTTGCAGCAGGTACCCCTCCCATGAACGAAAAGGCGTTCGCTTATCTTCTCAACCACATCAACGACCATTACGCCGGCTTCGAGCCACGCCAGTTCAGCAACGTCTCTTTTATTCCCGGGACAACCGCAACGGGCAACTCgatcctcgccaagccgGGAGAGGTGTTCACGAACCCCGCGTGCAAGACGCTCGGCTTCCCTGTTGTGCGCGGCATCGCCTCGCTACCCGAGAACGTTGCGAAGCTCAAGATCGAGACCGACCCTCCAATGAACaggctcgtcctcgcttTCCTCGCCGTTCCGGAGACGGACATTGCCCGGGCGCGCAGCGTATTCGAGTATCTCGCATCGCGCATGGGGACGGCAACTCTCAGCGCGCTCACCCCGCTGGCAGCGCGTGCATTCATCCCCGTCCAGGAACAGAAAACCGAGAAGGGCCCTGGCGTTGTGCGTCTCGCACGCCCCGACGAAGTGTTCCTCTCTTCGGTGCACACCGACTCGCTCTACGCGTGGGCGTTCACGTTCGTCGACTTTGGGTCGAGCGCAAACATGTTCCTGCGCAACTGTGGCGTCAAGTCGGAGCCGTCAACAAAGGACATTGCCCGGCTGCTACTCCGTTCCCCGGAGCGCATGCTTGAACAGGCTGGCCGCGAGCGTTAccttgagcagctgcgcatcctcgccacgAACATCAACAACTTCGACTCGACGATACTGAAGGCCATGCGGGAAACTCCTTTCCTCCTGGCATCGCAACTGGTGCTGAAGGAGAAGCACGGAAAGGATAGCCAAGACGACTTCCGGCGCGACTGGGTACTCACGAGTGCGGGCGACACTATCATCGCGGACAGTGCCACACTCCACACATTCTTCGGCGAGTTCGTGCTCACGGCTCCGGAGGAGGCTGTGCTTGAGTCGTTCTACAGGGCTCTCGGGGCCAAGGCGCTGTCGGCGTGTGTGTCGACGGAGTATGTTCCCAACGGAATTCGGCCTGGGACCTCGTCCGAAGTTGCGGCCTCGCGGGCGTTCATTTTAGAGCGTCTCACCATTTTCCTCGGCTCGCGTCGCATTACGGACTACTCGGCTGACTGGCTCGCCAAGGGCGACAACTTCACTGTCTCGGAGGCCAACGGCATTCTAGCGCGGTACACGTACCGCGACGGACGGAATGTACACCAGCATGTTGAG AAGCTGTACGCCATGGCAACACGGCCACTGGGTGGCAAGGCGATAGCCTTAACAGTGTCCGTGGCCATGGAGCCCGACTTCTACGACGTGGCCAATGCGCTCTGCACTGTGCTCTTGAAGCAGCCCAAGATCGACGATGTGCTCATGCTGGAGTCGATCATGCGCACTTCGCTCCAGTCGCTTAAGAAGCGCGGCTTTAATGTCGACCGCATCCTCAACGCCCATCGTGAGGAGGGTCTCCGCAAGCAGGCCGAAGCTGtgaaggagcgcgaggcacGCGAGGCGTCCAAGACGGCAGCTCTTGCTGCCGCGCCGCTGACACCTGTCGAGGCTGCGAGAAGGCTGTCTATCAAgggcgctggcgcgcctATCCCAACGGCACCAGAGCAAGCCGTAACCCAGCCAACTCACCCTGCTGGTGGAGGGCTGATAAACGCGCTCAGACGCTTCAGAGATGGCAGTGTTACGCCGAACTCTCCCTCACCGGCACCGGCCGCAGCCTCAGGTCCTGTCACCACCGGCTCTCCTCCAAGccacggcggcggtgcaGGTCATCgcccgcgcggcggctTACAGGGCTCCTCAACCAAGCGGCCATCAGGGATGGAGCAAATCCGCGAGACTGCGCGGAAGGCCGTGGCGGCTTCGAAACCTGGAACCGGAGCCATGGAGATCAGGAGCACCAGACAGAACATTGTCTCGCCACCCGAGAGCCAGCAGGACTACTGTGACCCAtcggccgaggccaacaTCCATATGGCGTACAACCCTGGTCCACAGAGCTGCCAGATCTGGCTGCCTCTAG ACCAGAAGGAATTCGAGGGCGCGCAAatggcgacgagccagCGTTTCATCTTAaacgtcctcctcccgctgGCTAAAGTGTTCGAG CTCCAACCTGCCGTCATCAACGTCTTCTGGGACCGTGAGGGTCCGCTAATTGCCTTCAACCGCAACGGCACGATCTTCTGCAACGGGCGCTACTATGAGGCATGGA acgaCGCGTCTTCTCAGCGCGGACAAAACCGCGACGCACTGATCTCGTGGTACTTTACCCTGgcgcacgagctcgcccaCAATCTGGAAAGCGGACACAATGCGTCGCATGAGTTCTACTTCTCGTCGATTGCGGAAGAGTACCTTATTGCGCTCGGGCAGCTGCTCAGCGACGCCAAATGA
- a CDS encoding uncharacterized protein (Removes the N-terminal methionine from nascent proteins. The N-terminal methionine is often cleaved when the second residue in the primary sequence is small and uncharged (Met-Ala-, Cys, Gly, Pro, Ser, Thr, or Val)) yields the protein MTWATSAARCFSRRSRLARLTRCFSSPSKTEWEHNTPSPSQFGTYAVLSSKSAMEVYPPPRPVPESIPRPAYVPANFFTAPIWEHLPGGEEVGNEGITLGSREEDGVRAAARMAGEVLRAVGQIVEPGMTTDDIDAVVHEMAVKRGAYPSPLGYSHFPRSCTTSVNNIIAHGIPDSRPLLATDIVNVDITLYYNGFHGDTSATFVLPAADAAGRELVRVTREALELGISVCGPGKSYAGIGKVIEEHARKHGMSVNTQFVGHGIGRKFHAYPHILHHKNHERGLMKSGDCFTIEPPLVQGTRPRGGVWDDGWTVATDTGARSAQFEHQILITETGADVLTRVD from the exons ATGACGTGGGCAACATCAGCCGCGCGCTGCTTCTCCCGACGCTCACGGCTGGCGCGGTTGACGCGAtgcttctcctccccctccaaGACTGAATGGGAACACAACACGCCCTCCCCGAGCCAGTTTGGGACGTATGCCGTCCTCTCGTCCAAGTCCGCGATGGAGGTGTACCCTCCGCCACGACCTGTGCCCGAGTCGATTCCACGCCCAGCGTATGTGCCGGCCAACTTCTTTACCGCGCCTATATGGGAACATTTACCcggaggggaggaggtgggcaATGAGGGTATTACGCTGGGGAGCAGGGAAGAGGACGGTGTACGTGCGGCTGCGCGGATGGCTGGGGAGGTGTTGCGAGCTGTTGGGCAGATCGTTGAG CCGGGCATGACTACTGATGACATCGATGCCGTTGTGCACGAAATGGCTGTCAAGCGTGGCGCGTATCCTTCCCCATTGGGATACTCGCACTTCCCACGAAGTTGCACGACGAGCGTCAACAACATTATTGCTC ATGGCATCCCGGATAG CCggcccctcctcgccacggACATTGTCAACGTCGACATCACGCTCTACTACAACGGTTTCCATGGGGATACGTCCGCGACATTCGTCCTCCCAGCCGCCGATGCTGCTGGGCGCGAGCTCGTACGCGTCACccgcgaggcgcttgagctGGGCATCTCCGTATGCGGGCCGGGAAAGAGTTACGCTGGTATCGGGAAAGTTATTGA GGAACACGCACGTAAGCATGGTATGAGCGTCAATACGCAGTTTGTGGGACACGGCATTGGGCGCAAGTTTCACGCGTACCCGCACATCCTGCACCACA AAAACCACGAGCGCGGACTCATGAAGTCAGGGGACTGCTTTACCATCGAACCGCCACTTGTTCAGGGCACGCGGCCGCGAGGTGGCGTTTGGGACGATGGGTGGACCGTCGCGACAGAC ACTGGGGCGCGGTCAGCGCAGTTTGAGCATCAGATCCTCATCACCGAGACGGGGGCTGATGTGCTCACGCGCGTCGATTAG
- a CDS encoding uncharacterized protein (Alpha/beta hydrolase family), which produces MPRPNRIPVARGPSRYPPSPITPANFLALAPHPNTPAPPAPRRPTLGPPPAGWTRTLHAVPAAYPRQLMQGTGDLGRSSEPFGNTRPIPGESKAVRKARVESAVGAAVLARVDAYEWSLEEALRVKPDGLFLGVERWTRDKPVGGHTLVCTHPNGTQKEHWHPTLRRILASDAPARAFGTAEPLPAGPVLIDDIWLIDHYNHGVSVDLNDGHMGCADIWDDVGRDVLNFIVHVLPSAKQSAPKDLPWQLLWRPEGLAPAVKVMGMGGSYGGTGHVMAAHSRPDVYHGVFLADTLIQPRALNRSAVLPTEEQDVGTNLARAAMKRRDAWPSRVEAGRTWRKNPFYATWHPEVFELTLSHGLVRANPYGVEEGDPNVDDAPVVLATPTWAEASVFVEPMSSGRAWDMLPNLKVPVAFLVAENRFPVDLNREVVWRAPLARNEKLVGIGHMCLQENPQAVSEAAVRFLQTLAAGKWGSKDEIRAEYDALAAKL; this is translated from the exons ATGCCCAGACCAAACCGCATCCCAGTCGCCCGGGGTCCTTCGAGGTATCCTCCCTCACCGATCACGCCGGCAAATTTCCTCGCCCTAGCACCTCATCCCAACACCCCTGCCCCGCCGGCACCACGGCGCCCCACCCTCGGCCCACCACCGGCGGGATGGACGCGCACCTTGCACGCCGTGCCCGCCGCATACCCTCGCCAACTGATGCAGGGAACTGGAGACTTGGGTCGCAGTTCCGAGCCGTTTGGGAACACCCGACCCATTCCGGGCGAGAGCAAGGCTGTTCGCAAGGCGCGCGTTGAGAGCGCCGTCGGAGCTGCGGTGTTGGCGCGCGTCGATGCCTACGAGTGGAGTCTGGAGGAAGCGTTGCGCGTCAAGCCCGACGGCTTGTTTCTTGGCGTGGAGAGATGGACGCGCGATAAGCCGGTTGGCGGACACACGCTCGTGTGTACCCACCCGAACGGAAcgcagaaggag CACTGGCATCCGACCTTGCGCCGGATCTTGGCTTCGGACGCGCCGGCCAGGGCTTTCGGGACTGCTGAGCCTCTCCCAGCCGGGCCCGTGCTTATCGACGATATATGGCTCATCGATCATTACAACCACGGCGTGAGCGTGGACCTGAATGATGGGCACATGGGCTGTGCGGATATTTGGGATGACGTGGGCCGCGACGTCCTCAACTTTATCGTACACGTCCTCCCGTCAGCCAAGCAGTCGGCGCCAAAGGATCTGCCATGGCAGCTCCTCTGGCGGCCCGAAGGCTTGGCGCCAGCGGTGAAAGTTATGGGCATGGGCGGTTCTTATGGTGGAACGGGGCATGTGATGGCGGCCCACTCCAGACCGGACGTATACCACGGCGTCTTCCTGGCAGACACGTTGATTCAGCCTCGCGCGCTTAATCGGTCCGCAGTCCTCCCGACCGAGGAGCAAGACGTGGGAACGAACCTCGCCCGTGCGGCGATGAAGCGGCGGGACGCGTGGCCGTcccgcgtcgaggccggccgCACGTGGCGCAAGAACCCTTTCTATGCGACGTGGCATCCCGAAGTGTTCGAACTCACCCTCTCACACGGACTCGTTAGGGCCAACCCCtacggcgtcgaggagggcgaccccaacgtcgacgatgcgccggtcgtcctcgctaCACCAACATGGGCTGAGGCGAGTGTCTTCGTCGAGCCAATGAGTTCCGGACGCGCTTGGGATATGCTCCCTAATCTCAAGGTGCCGGTTGCGTTCTTGGTCGCTGAAAATCGCTTCCCAGTTGACTTGAATCGCGAGGTGGTGTGGCGCGCCCCGTTGGCCCGGAATGAGAAACTGGTCGGTATAGGCCATATGTGCTTGCAGGAGAACCCGCAGGCCGTGTCCGAGGCGGCAGTTCGGTTCCTCCAGACCCTCGCAGCTGGCAAGTGGGGAAGTAAAGATGAGATCCGGGCCGAATATGAtgcgctcgcggccaagTTGTAG